Below is a window of Impatiens glandulifera chromosome 2, dImpGla2.1, whole genome shotgun sequence DNA.
aaacaattagacggcatatattgagttttatatacattcatcatcgaaattccaatagtcatactactttgacacttattcaaaataatttgacccaacaatttccccctttttgatgatgatgttaaaacattTGCATAGATAACTAATAAACATTCATCACATAAAATGCAGTTTAAATTTGTTCATCCATCTTACACAAACATTTTCAAGAGTTACTATTCAGAAATAAGTTCATAATTAATACCATTAACAAATAAACATGTCAGATAAAAACAGGGAATGTTTTTTCAAGAGGAATACAAAacatcttttcaaaaaaaaaaataataattcctATCCTcctcctttttctttttctctttctctcttccccctttttaacatcaccAGGAAAGACGAATCTATAACCTAAGaagtctctaagactgcggttagtgCGGAGTTGTAGACACCTCTGTCcattttctttgatttaagCCTTTTTACCCTAAGAACATAATCAACAACCTTCTGGCTGTTCAGGGTTTTGGAGGATGAATGATACCCATTACCAGATTCATCGAGAAGACAACAAAGAAATGCGCCAAGAGGACCATTAAAACCGAAGATCGTCTTCCTGGCATAGAGCATTATGACCAGGTTCCCGAAGAGGACTCTCTTCCAGTTGATGGAAACACCCCTTGTGATGGCCACCATCATCTTAAAGACTTTTGAACAGTACGTGTAGGAGGAATCTTTTGCAAGGAGGGATTTTGAGATGATGTCGCTGAGTAAGGTAAACTCAACTTTAAAAAAGCTACTCTTTCCGTGATTCTTCACTGGAAGGGTCGCGTCTGAGAAGACATTCATCATCTCCGACCGGATTTCAGGAGGGGAAGGAGGAAACTCATGGATTCATATGGTTGAGAGAAGGAAGAACATGTCAAATGTATCTTCATCAAAGCAAATCATTCTGCCGAGAACAATCCCGTAGACATATTTGTCGTTGTAGAACTTGGCGGTTTCAAAGAACTCACGAATGATCTATTCGTGATAGATGTAGTGGGGGCGAAGAAACTTCTTCAACCCAGAGGCTTctaatgattcaaacatttgaaccaTTCCACGGATTGGAGTAGAATACACAGACTGGAAATCTACTTGCAGAGATTTTGGAGAGAAGGAAGTCATTTtgacgattcgaattctagaaaGGGAGATATACGGATTTGGgagtactcaaccatttgagtaaTACCCTTCATTAAATATCAAGAACCTAATGTGTAGTTAATATCTAATGATTATATCAACCGTCAAAGAGTCATAGACTCATTCCCTAGGAACACAACTactaatattaatcatgaaagcATGCAGTTAATATTAGAagtataaatagaaataatatcAGAAATGTCAGTCACTCTTGACAAATTGAGAGACATCtgtcttcaatttatttgagaAGTGACTGGTTCATTTTAGgcgaaaaaaaaaaatacatggaCAGATTCATATGCAGATGACAGCTGTCCAAATAGCTAGAAAATTAAagtctaagtacacaagtatttagacgtttattctacttttcacatttttcacttcTACTTGGAAAATCTATCTATTAGACGACGCGTCTTTTAATtcactaaaaattaaatatttttaaattattcttaatatgtttaatcaaaattgtatatctatacaatattttttttttataaatatgtgaatctcaattttaatgaaaggataatattttataaaaacaaattgaaatgtAGTAATTAATCTAGttgggtttattttaaaataaatattagtataaattGTCCTTTTATTATgggtatattaaataataataacaaataattactttaaaatttaatataaaaaataaaaatatatattattaaacaaaaaattattttcaaaggTATCTGAATCACATTCAATGGTAACACCAAACATAACCAAAAACATATTCAGATATTATCTCTAGATTTCTCCATAAATCCAGCTCTTTGAAATCGAGATGTGTTTCCAAATAGACTCAATCCACTTTGTAATgtcaaaagttatttttttaatttattatttctttaaaaaaaaagttcctCTTGACCTATATTTGGaatcataaaataattctagATTTCAGAAAATTACACAAATTATCCACAATGTAAATTAAAGACATTCAGTGAACTACAACCATTTCAACAAATTATAGAGGGTCGGACAGTGAATACATATCATTCCCTACTTATTTCTTACACTAAACTAGAACTATTGGAGATCAATGAATAGTTTGGAATTAAGCTCTAATTAATCATATGATGCTTCCAATCATTGATCTAGCCATCTGCAGATGCTAGTTTTATACTTTATCTGAATTATCGACTTTTTCAAGAGTACACCAAATCAAATGTGTATATCAAAGGAATCAAGAGTTAAATGGTAGAAACCCGAGCATGTGATGTACATATCAGGAATGAACAAGCATGAACTCTAGCGATGTGTCTTACGAAATGAGACTTCTGATCATGGCTGCAAAAGACATATAGAtgtgtttttaaatgaaaaaaacattCAAAGAAACCATTTAAGTAACACAAATTCAAGTTCCAATGGTTAAAACTATTTGACCTGTAAATAGCGAGTTCCCTCAACTGTTGTATCCGGAGACAAGATCTTCAAGTTCATCAACAATGGTTGTGTAACAAAAATGGTATTGCTCCTGGATGATTGCAGTTCTTATTAAATGAAGTGATGTATACTATcttataaaagcctggagcttgATCACTACAAGTATGGTTACTTAGTGCATAAACTTAGTATATATTCCTATTGCCAATAGTGTAAGGAGATGGATGTGTATTAAATTTTGGTTTAAATACTTTAGAAAAACATATGAAGGAATGAAAATGAcaggttttaatatttaaagttagtGAGGGATTAATTTTCGACATTTTTGCAGGAGGGAACAATAGTAGAATTCAAAACAAGTTCAGGGAGGAACTACATATTATCCCAAGATTCCCATCAACAACAATTAAGAGAATCATACCACTGTTTGAACCATTCCAATCCGCTGCAACCTAAACATTCTTACGGTTTTTACCAAATCCAAAGCAGACATGTCTCCAACCAAAACTCTCTGAATAGTATTGTGAATAGTGCAATATGTTCCAGTTCGACCAATACCAGCACTGTACAGAGGTGAGAATTCTCAAGAATACTGATAGTTGCAATAAAAGAAGTATATAATGATTTTACCTGCAATGAACCACGATCGGCCCTAAACTAGGCGGTATAAAATAAGTCTGTCTCAGTATTTCACGGACAGCAAAGGTATCCTTGGGAACTCCAAAATCAGGCCATTTGGGATACTGAATATGCAAAACAGACGATGGGAGCTGTTTCGACTGCAACaaagacaaaaaataaaaatttggaaGACGTACAATTCATTCCATAATAATTCAGATATAGCATAGAGAGGACTATTAATAGCGTGCAAATTTTCAGGATAGAGATGGAATCCATGAATAATGCCATTCTTAATTACCAACCTGATATCCATCAATATTTAGGGAGTAATTGAGAAGAAGGGTGATATATGATAACAACTTCTATAcgattattttagaaattagaaTGAGGCAACTTTTTAAGATGAAACCTGACCACAAGTTTATTTTGAGGGAAGCCAAAaggtaatatttttatatatgtgaGTGTTCTTGTGTGTCTCAACATGTAAAGgatatattaataagattttatttggCTTCAATTTAACAAAATACAAAAACTCTGAAGGTACGCTTTACGAGTAAAACCTCtgtttattataagaaatttcACACATATATAACCTGtgtttattataagaaatttcATTGGGTAAAGAGAATACTGGACccttatattacaaaaaaaattaactggATTTTTTCATTATAACTGTCACCACAAAGGACCATTTGTGCTAACTGGACCCTTTTATTTTATGTGGAGTTAGTACTTAGAGAAATGGGTTTTCCTTTTTACAAGTTAAATATGTGTTGAcgtgagaaaaataaaatggtccaataataaaatatggtgATATGTGGCTCAGAGTTTGAACAGAAAAAATCCAGTTGCAAATTGAAACATAAAAAGGTTTTATATCAAAATTGTTTCATAGTCGAATGAATTATACGGTAAAACAATACTTTAAGGAAGGATTTCCAAAATGGCAAATACATCGAAGGCTTATTTATGGGTTTACTCGTTCTTTTGATAGagaatttatttctttaatccTTGTCTTCTTGCATTTGCTCAACCCTTTACTAGAAATAAGGTACCTCTTTGTAGTTGACCTCTATATGGCGCATCACCAATGCAGTGTTAGTTTCTCTAAGCGATTTTGTAGCGATAACAATGTTGCCAAAATCTCTAGGACCATCCTCTGCCTGAAAATAATCTTCACATTTAACAGTCTGCAAAAGGATAAGAAGATGATATTAGTGTAAAGTCTAAAGAGAAAAACAATTATAGATGAGAACACACTTGTTCAGATGTACTAGCAGAAATCCTTCTTCTAGTGATCTGTTTCTACACATAGAGTTTGTGAAGGACAAAAACCCAGAAATTAATCACAATTAATTGTGAGATAAAAGGCGAGCTTTCAAGTTAAATAGCATCGTGCCACAAGTTTTAGTTGTTCTTCTACATCTCTTTGGAAGTGGCTTAGCATTTTAATTCTGCTTAAACTTATGTTATATCTCATGTATATGAACATCATATACAGTAAATTTACTGATTCCCAACAAAAACAACACTTTTAAAAGTTACTTAAATATATCAACACTAATATCTATACAAAATCTTTATGTAAGAATGTTACCTGCATGTTAACAAAATTGATCAATTCGTTATTTACAAATCAGAACAGAttaaaatgcaaaaaaaatagtaataataatactttGAGCTCCCCTGTTTGGTAAGAGTATAACACATTTTCCAATTGCTAGACTTTTAAACCATTGAAGCAAGTAGTTTATTGTACAAGAGTTTCCAAATTTTACTCAGATATCTCGATGTTTGTgagtaatttttaaaagaaattaaccTTGTTGTTAATCAGTTTATATAAATGATGCtaaaattagaatataatatGGAAAAGCTTAATAACTTTCCAATGGGGTACTAGTATATAGGACAACATACATTCATTCCTATATGTTTATATGTAAATACAAACTTACACCTAGACTCCTCAGTTACTAGagctttttatatttttttttcctaattatgGCCTTCATTAGTAacattatcataattattattacaagacataatatttgttataatttcataaaaattatagTTCATCTTTATTACATTGTCAATgctatcattattattattaataataaaactaatattttagaCTTCTAGTACAATTTTAATAGCACTAATCAAATTGAAAGGGCAATAAAAACAACATACATTATTAATAGGAACGAGTCAAATGACAATAAAACTACTATAAATATATGCACTTTTTTTTCCTGACTAAGGTTTTAATCTTTTCTAGGCTAGcactaaatatatatacacatgtGTAAAGGCAAATATgctattcattatttatatcatCTCTTGATACTTTATTATAATACACAATATATAAAACTCTATTTGCTCATAACCTATTCTTAGAAAACAAATTGCATACTACTATCTTTCTCTTATACTCTCATACAACTTATACCACCATTCAGCTATATCACTTACTAAACAAGAGTAAAGGTTTTGACAGTTCCCAATCAAAAATAATAGTGCTTGAACTATGAGCAAATTGGATTATTTTAAGCACAATGACGATTTTAAAAGCTTAGTAGAAAGAGGATATCACGAACAAACATTAAGATTGGTTTGAAGTTTATAGAACATATTACATTGTAGTTATCAAACAATCGAGTGAGCATCACAATAACAGGGCAATGGTTCTGAATTATCATCTCCCAGAAATCTTCCAATGTATTAGGTAATGGACCTTGAGTTGCTATGAACCTAGATATGCTTTCTGATGAAGAGATCTACAATTAAAACAGAACCCtcataaatcaaacaaacaatagAACTCTTAACTACACATTGTAGCTTATAAGTGATTGTGAAGGTGATAGGAGCTCTAGAAAAACATCTAACCTCAATGTAGCTTGCATTGATGTAACCCCCTGCTGAAAGTCCACAATCTTTGTTTGAATTCAGAACAACCTTGTTGTCGTCAACTGAAAATAATAAACTCATTTAGTGGCACCAATTACCATGTTATCTGAGAAAGCTTGTAACTATCAACAACTTACAAGGTAAAATATTTGAGTAGcgattttttcttttattactgCTGCCAAGGGCCACAGAAAATCTACCCATCGCCTCTGAGTTACTACTGGCCTGTAATCAAAGATAGATCAATGAGAATGATGAGTTGCCTATCTGCTGCATGAAGATCTATTATAACGATATCCACAAGATGAAATTTAATCGAAGCAATATGAACCCTCATGTGGTATCTCGTATACAAGAACCTGCTACATGAGATGCAACAAAAACAAGAGTAGGCAAAATTGTTGTGTGTAACCTTTTACACAAATGAAAAGATACGTTATAGGatcataacaaaaaataataataagcaGAAAAGCCATCAATctatataattagaaataaatgaaaCTTTCAAAAGAAAATGTGAAAGAGAGACATAAAGGAAACATTCTAAGTTAACCAAGCTGGAACCACACAATTATCCCCCACCATGCAATTAAATATAGCCTAAATAACATGAATACAACAGCTTATGGAGAACAGATGAATACAATGTCAAGGAAAGATGGCAGGTGAGCATTATgcggaaaaaataataaaagggaATAACCAATTAATGGTTTAGGAACTAAGCAAATTGCATATCTGCAGCAATGCATCCTTTTGCATCTCAAAAGTAGTGCTGAAGATCATAAAATGTATAAGCTCCTTAGTTGCAGTGGAAGAGTTCATTCTATGTTTTTAACTGGTAGAATCAAGTCAACATCTGATTCTTGTCAAAAACAATAGATAATGGtccatctttttttctttttgagaaAAGGGCAAAccttttattaaattcaaacccAAATTACAAGTAGTTCGATGTTTTTTAAACAATCTTCGAATTCATCCCAACAATACATAAATACAATTCCAAATTCAAAGCAGAGCTTTGGTACATATGTTAATATACACAAGAGATTGTATTGATAGCAAATTCGATTATAATAGAAGAGTACATAACTAGTCATAAAGTAAAGGTTCCAAACAACTTGAGTTTGTAAACATATTGCAACCATCAGGCTCTTGAATGGCAATAAATCAAATGTAAAAGGGATGATAACAACCATGGAAATACACTAGATGAAACTCAATTGGATAACGAAATACAAAACCATTCGCAATGAATTACTACAAAACTGCATAACAAGAGGAAAACTGGACATGCCCATTCCAATTAATTGAGCTAAACTTCCAAGGAATTCCAATAATCAGATAGTAATACATGGATTCAtcttttagaaaagaaaaataataattgtggATTCTTCTGTCGTTTTGCTAACTAGGTTTGCCATTTACGAGTTATTCTCTTAACtcatataaacaaattcaatcagatgaagaaaaggaagatgaaaccCGTACAGATTAGAACAAACATCGATATAAATTAATATCCTTTGCTAAAGTCATATTCCTTAATCATAGTTTTAACAATTCCTATATCATAAACGCTGACCTCTAAGATATCAAATTCTCTGAGAATCTCCTGGGGAGTCTGGAGCTTCTCCTTGAAGAATCTCAATGCATCAGTGCAGTAGCGGTACTGATCCGTCGAGAGGGAGAGTGGAGGCGGCGTCGAATCGATGGAGAATGTAAATGGGTTGGCAGGAGTGGATGTTGACGACGTAATGCCCAAAGAATTTCCAGAGACAGCCATAGCCGACCTCCGCCTGCGAGCTCGCCGGAACACGAGTTTCCCTGTACCTTTGAGCAACTCCGGTGATCGCACGTTTCACAGTCTTAGATTTCCTGTCTAGAACACATACATGAATTCAGAAGCTTTGAAACCCGTGAATCGAAAAggctaatttttcttttttctttccctttacttttttttaaaaataaaataaaagcatatccaatattataaatgtaatataattaatagatcTCATTTTGTAAGACTCTTGATTTTCATATTTCACTATTAAGACCTTTGGTTTTATGTACCTAGTTCTATAAATAGGACACATAGAAACATTGTAAAGGTATccatttgataaataataatacattctCTCGTTGTTATTTTTCTTGTTAATTATCTTGTATGTTTATAACACGTTATTAGCACGATAACTCTCGATCCTAAAGCAAAGGTCGAAAGATCCCTCCTCGTTTGTGGTAGCCAAGTTTTCGCACCTCATTTGTGAAAACCAAATCGATTGAGATTGACAACAGTATTCTCTTATACTTTCAATCTTAACTATTTCATCTAAACAATTTCATGTCGAACCTTACGAAATTAGAGTTCACGGCTCTTGATATCACCAGAAAGAATTACCTTTCATGGATTCAAGATGCTGAAATTCATCTTGCCGCTAATGGTCTTGGAAATACCATCAAAGATGAAAACACAACGTCCGATCAAGATAAAGCCAAAGTAATGATTTTCTTTCATCGTCATATTCACGAAGGTTTAAAAATTGAGTATCTCACTGTGAAAGACCCATTGGTCCTATGGAACAATTTGAATGAAAGATACGATCATTTAAAAACTATCATTCGTCCAAAAGCTCAATTTGAATGGCTGCATTTGTGCCTACAAGACTTTAAATTAGTGAGTGAATATAATTCTTCTTAATTTCGGATTACTTCTGAACTCAAACTATGTGGAGAAACTATTACTGATGGAGACATGTTAGAGAAAACATTCTCCACGTTTCATGCATCGAATATGCTCATGCAACAACAACATCGTGCAAAAGGTTTGAGAAATATTCAGAATTAATATCATGTTTATTATTGGCCGAACAAAATAATGAGCTTTCGATGAAAAATCATGAGGCTCGTCCAACTAGATCGAACCCATTCCCTGAAGTGAATGTGGCATCATATAATTATAGACGACGACATCGTAGTCGTGGTCGTGGCCGTGGTCATTTTTTAGGTCGTGCCCGCGGAAATGGTCATGGACGTGGTTGTGGTGGTCGACACAATATTCGCAACaacgataaaaatgatcaaattaatAAGACCGTGGAAAACAAATGCTATCGTTGCGGCATGAAAGGTCATTGGTCACGTACATGTCGTACGCCGAAGCATTTTATCAAGCATCGCTAAAAGGAAAAGGGACCATCGAGTCCAACTCGACTTCGGCTCCCGGTGATGATAAAATAGCTTTTGGACTCGATGACTTCTCCGAGTTTGATCTAGCCAATTTTCTTGTCGGGCGTGTAAATAAGAATTAGGTCATTtgatattttgtgttttctttatcacatttaataaaattttgattttttttttaaaaaataataataaatataaataaaagcaGTATTAATTAatgtcttatatatatatttagtttgataatgctttttgtattattattattattatttgttcgttattaattattaatattatattttatttaattaagaaaatgaagGTTCTTAGAAGCGAACACGTGATGAATGAAAAATGTAGTTGTCTCGTAGATAGTGCCTCAACACATACCATTTTGAAAAGcaagaaattttttatttctttggtGATGAAAGAGACATATGTGAATACAATATCAGGTAGTTCAAAAATTATTGAAGGCTCCGGAAGAGCAAATATTATATTACCTAAAGAAACAAACATTTGTATTGATAATGCATTGTATTCGTCCAAATCTCGAAGAAACTTATTGAGTCTTAAAGATATCCGCGGAAATGGATATCACATCGAGACTTCAAATGAAAGCAACAAAGAATATTTATCTATCACAAATATCGTCTCgggtaaaaaatgttatttagaaaaattaccCACAGTTTCCTCTGGATTATATCTCACAAACATAAGTGTTGGAAAAGTACATGTAGTTACAAACCAGAAGTTTGtcgatcaaaataattttattaaatggcaTGATAGATTAGGACACCCTGAAGCTATTATGATATGAAGAATAATTAAGCATTCATGTGGGCATTCACTGAAAAACCAAAAGATTTTTCTACCCAATGAATTTTCTTATGTTTCTTGTTCACAATGAAAGTTAATAATAAGGCCATCACCATCTAAAATTAGGACTAAAGCCTTGAAATTTCTTGAAAGAATACAAGGTGACATATGTGGGCCTATTCATCCACCATGTGGACCATTCAGATATTTATGGTATTAATTGACGCATCAACAAGATGGTCACATATGTGTTTATTATCAACTCGTAATCAAATATTTGCAAGATTGTTTgctcaaattatcaaattacgaGCTCACTTTCCggactatttaattaaatctattCGTTTTGA
It encodes the following:
- the LOC124926462 gene encoding protein-tyrosine-phosphatase PTP1-like; translation: MAVSGNSLGITSSTSTPANPFTFSIDSTPPPLSLSTDQYRYCTDALRFFKEKLQTPQEILREFDILEASSNSEAMGRFSVALGSSNKRKNRYSNILPFDDNKVVLNSNKDCGLSAGGYINASYIEISSSESISRFIATQGPLPNTLEDFWEMIIQNHCPVIVMLTRLFDNYNTVKCEDYFQAEDGPRDFGNIVIATKSLRETNTALVMRHIEVNYKESKQLPSSVLHIQYPKWPDFGVPKDTFAVREILRQTYFIPPSLGPIVVHCSAGIGRTGTYCTIHNTIQRVLVGDMSALDLVKTVRMFRLQRIGMVQTVEQYHFCYTTIVDELEDLVSGYNS